GGCACCAGACGCCCGGCCCAGCCGGCGCTGAAAATCCCGCCGAGATAGACGACGAACAGCAGGCCGATGAAGGTGGAGGACAAGCCGAACGGCTCGCCTGCCAGGCGGAAGCCAATGTAGTTGAACAGCGCGACGAAGCCGCCCATCAGCAGAAAGCCCTGCAGGAACAGTCCACGCAGCACCGGGTTGCCCAGATGCAGCCGGAAGTTCGCCAGCAAAACGCGCAGCGAGAGCGGCTGCGCCATGAAATGTCGCGACGGCGGCAACAACCAGACGAACACCACCAGCGCCAGTAGCCCCAGCGAAGCAATGCCACCCAGCGCCAGCTCCCAGCCACCCAGATCACTCAGCAGCCCCGAAAGCAGGCGCCCGAGCATCCCACCCAGCGCTGTGCCGCCGATATACAGCCCCATCGCGGCGGGCAGCGACTCCGGCTCGAACTCCTCGCCGACGTACGCCATCGCCAGCGCCGGCAACCCACTGAGCGCCAGCCCCAGCAACGCGCGCAGCACCAGCAATAGTTGCCAGGAATCGACCAGTACGCTGGCCATCCCGAGCAGGCTGGCCAAACCAAGCGCCGCTGCCATCACCGGTTTGCGTCCCCAGCTTTCGGCAAGCGCACCCGAGATCAGCAGACAGAGGGCGAGCGAGAGCGTCGTCAGCGACAACGCCAGACTGCTGCTGGCAGCCGATACGGAGAAATGCGCGGCCAGCATGGGCAGCAACGGCTGAATGCAATACAGCAATGCGAATGTGGCGAAGCCGGCGCAGAAGAGCGCAAGCGTGGCGCGCCGGTAGGCCGGAGTACCCCGTGAAATATGTGCGTGTTCGGCGGTCATTGGCGCCCTCGGATCATGCGCAGGCCAGCAAAAAAGCCGCGCAGGCTAGCACGACTGAGCGTCCTGCAGCTTGTCGGGCAGGAGGAAGTAGTCCGCTGATCGGCCTAACTCCAGCCGCCGGTAAAGAGCCGAAACGAACATTGTCCTATTCTGGTCTGTGGCTAGACTCCCTATATGCCAGTCGGAGTAGAACAATGAAAGCAGCACCGAATGACAGCCATCCCGCCGAGGTATCGAGCAAGCGGGAAGAGACCCGCCTCTTCGTATTCCTCATCGTCTTCCTGTTTCCCATCCTCAGCGTCCTGCTGGTCAGCAGCTATGGCTTCGCTGTCTGGATTCTGCAGATGATCTTCGGTCCGCCGGGACCCTCCTGAGCCGGCCATTCGCCTGAGCGGCTGCCCTGTTTTCACCGCCCGAGACGGAGCCCATCGATGAACGCAACCCTGCATATCGCCAGCCTGCTGGTGCACTGCCGCCCGGAACTGTTGGCCGCGGTCAAGGCCAACCTGAGCCTGCTGCCGGGGCTCGAACTGCACCAGCAAAGCCCCAACGGCAAGCTGGTGGTCGTACTGGAAGCCGAGCATGAAAGCCGCATCCTCGATGCGATCGAGCACATCCAGCACCTGCCTGGCGTGCTCAATGCCGCATTGATCTACCACGAAGAACTCCTCGAAGGAGACGCCTGATGAGCCTTACCCGCCGTGAATTCGCCAAGGCCAACGCTGCGGCCATCGCTGCCACCGTGGCCGGCCTGCCGATCGCCAGCCAGGCCGCCAGCAACCTGATCACCGAAGCCGATGCCACCAACCTCAAGTGGGACAAGGCGCCCTGCCGCTTCTGCGGCACCGGCTGCAGCGTCATGGTGGCCACCCGCGAGAACCGCGTCGTAGCCACCCATGGCGACGTCAAGGCCGAGGTCAACCGCGGCATCAACTGCGTCAAGGGCTACTTCCTGTCGAAGATCATGTACGGCTCGGACCGCCTGACCCAGCCGCTGCTGCGCATGAAGGACGGCCAGTACGACAAGCAGGGCGAATTCCAGCCGGTCAGCTGGGACCAGGCCTTCGACATCATGGCCGAGAAATACAAGGCCGCGCTCAAGGAAGGCGGCCCGCAGGCGCTGGGCATGTTCGGCTCCGGTCAGTGGACCGTCTGGGAAGGCTACGCGGCGAACAAGCTGATGAAGGCCGGTTTCCGCTCCAACAACATCGACCCCAACGCCCGCCACTGCATGGCCTCGGCGGTCTTCGGCTTCATGCGCAGCTTCGGCATGGACGAACCGATGGGCTGCTACGACGACATCGAGGCGGCCGACGCCTTCGTACTCTGGGGCTCGAACATGGCCGAGATGCACCCGGTGCTCTGGACCCGTGTCACCGACCGCCGCCTCAGCGCGCCGCATGTGAAGGTCGCGGTGATGTCCACCTTCGAGCACCGCAGCTTCGAACTGGCCGACATCCCGATGATCTTCAACCCGCAGACCGACCTGGTGATCCTCAACTACATCGCCAACCACATCATCCAGAGCGGCGCAGTGAACAAGGAATTCGTCGACAAGCACACCAAGTTCGCCATGGGCGCGCAGAACATCGGCTACGGCCTGCGCCCGACCGACCCGCGCGAACTGCAGGCCGAGAACGCCGCGGTCGCCAACACCTGGAGCGACATCAGCTTCGAGGAATACGCGAAATTCCTCGAGCCCTACACCCTGGAACATGCCGCCCATGAAACCGGCATACCGGCCGAACGCCTCGAGGCCCTGGCCGAGCTGTATGCCGACCCGAAGGTCAAGGTCATGTCGTTCTGGACCATGGGCTTCAACCAGCACACCCGCGGTGTCTGGGCCAACAACATGATCTACAACATCCACCTGCTCACCGGGAAGATCAGCGAGCCGGGCAACAGCCCGTTCTCCCTCACCGGCCAGCCCTCGGCCTGCGGCACCGCGCGGGAAGTCGGCACCTTCGCCCATCGCCTGCCGGCGGACATGGTCGTCGCCAATCCCAAGCACCGTGCCGCCGCCGAGAAGATCTGGAAACTGCCACCCGGCACCATCCAGGAAAAGCCCGGCTTCCATGCCGTCGAGCAGAGCCGCATGCTCAAAGACGGCGTGCTCAAGGTCTACTGGACCCAGGTCACCAACAACATGCAGGCCGGCCCCAACGTCATGCAGGAGAT
This DNA window, taken from Pseudomonas sp. FeN3W, encodes the following:
- a CDS encoding chaperone NapD; this encodes MNATLHIASLLVHCRPELLAAVKANLSLLPGLELHQQSPNGKLVVVLEAEHESRILDAIEHIQHLPGVLNAALIYHEELLEGDA
- the napE gene encoding periplasmic nitrate reductase, NapE protein produces the protein MKAAPNDSHPAEVSSKREETRLFVFLIVFLFPILSVLLVSSYGFAVWILQMIFGPPGPS
- a CDS encoding MFS transporter, encoding MTAEHAHISRGTPAYRRATLALFCAGFATFALLYCIQPLLPMLAAHFSVSAASSSLALSLTTLSLALCLLISGALAESWGRKPVMAAALGLASLLGMASVLVDSWQLLLVLRALLGLALSGLPALAMAYVGEEFEPESLPAAMGLYIGGTALGGMLGRLLSGLLSDLGGWELALGGIASLGLLALVVFVWLLPPSRHFMAQPLSLRVLLANFRLHLGNPVLRGLFLQGFLLMGGFVALFNYIGFRLAGEPFGLSSTFIGLLFVVYLGGIFSAGWAGRLVPRFGARQVLRGGVALMLLGVGLCATPWLVSIVLGLGLFTLGFFAAHAVASGQVGSHARGARAQASALYLCAYYLGSSVVGYGAGYVWDHAGWLPLMALLAALFVIAGWRARAL
- the napA gene encoding nitrate reductase catalytic subunit NapA, whose product is MSLTRREFAKANAAAIAATVAGLPIASQAASNLITEADATNLKWDKAPCRFCGTGCSVMVATRENRVVATHGDVKAEVNRGINCVKGYFLSKIMYGSDRLTQPLLRMKDGQYDKQGEFQPVSWDQAFDIMAEKYKAALKEGGPQALGMFGSGQWTVWEGYAANKLMKAGFRSNNIDPNARHCMASAVFGFMRSFGMDEPMGCYDDIEAADAFVLWGSNMAEMHPVLWTRVTDRRLSAPHVKVAVMSTFEHRSFELADIPMIFNPQTDLVILNYIANHIIQSGAVNKEFVDKHTKFAMGAQNIGYGLRPTDPRELQAENAAVANTWSDISFEEYAKFLEPYTLEHAAHETGIPAERLEALAELYADPKVKVMSFWTMGFNQHTRGVWANNMIYNIHLLTGKISEPGNSPFSLTGQPSACGTAREVGTFAHRLPADMVVANPKHRAAAEKIWKLPPGTIQEKPGFHAVEQSRMLKDGVLKVYWTQVTNNMQAGPNVMQEILPGWRNPDTFVIVSDVYPTVSAQAADLILPSAMWVEKEGAYGNAERRTQFWHQLVKAPGEARSDLWQLVEFSKRFTTDEVWPAELLDQAPELKGKALFDVLYRNGQVDRFPNSDIAEGHANDEAEAFGFYLQKGLFEEYAEFGRGHAHDLATFDAYHQARGLRWPVVDGQETRWRYREGHDPYVEKGSGVQFYGYPDKKAIIFALPYEVPAEVPDQDYPFWLSTGRVLEHWHTGSMTQRVDELHKAVPDALVYMHPEDARKLNARRGSVVKVISRRGEMQARVETRGRNKPPMGLIFVPFFDANKLINKVTLDATDPISKQTDYKKCAVKIEVVSIA